ATCGCGCTGCAGGAACCCCTCGCTCTCGGCCGTTTGCAGCAGCCGGTGCACGGTGGGTTTCGGCAGACCCAATGCATCGATCAGGTCTGTCGGTTTGACGGCCACCCCGCGCTTGGCAACCTCCTCCATCACCATCAGCAACCGCAGATTGGTGGGGATTTGGCTGTCCTTGCGGGGGCGGTGATCGTCAGGCATGTGTCACACTAGGGTCATTTGGCAAGCTCGACCAGGTACAGTGCCAGTCCCGGTACCAGCGACACCAGAATCCACACCGTGATCAGAGCGAACAGATAAGGCACGGTATAGCGCAGCAACTTGAAGTAGGGAACGCCCGTTACACCTGACGCCACGTAGAGGTTGAGCCCGTAGGGCGGCGTGATGAAGCCGATGGATGCGCCCACGAGGAAAATCACCGCAAAGTGGATCGGGTCCACGCCGATATTGGCCGCAATCGGCGCAAGGATCGGCGCAAGGATGATCGTCACCGGCAGCGATTCCAGCACCATGCCAAAGATGAACACGATGGCCATGGCCGTGAACAGAATGGGATAGAACCCGCCCATGGACGTCACGAAGTTGCCGATGACCTCTTGGGCACCCAAAAGCGACAGGATCTGCTGCATCACCACCGAAATGGCGATCAGGGGCGCAAGGATACCCGTGATCTGGGCCGAGCGCATGACGATGCCGGGGATCTGCGGGATGGTGAACCCTTCGACCACCAGCATGGAGAGGGTGGACTTTTGCGACCAGTCCTTGGTCTGGTCCATCCTGAACACCTTGCTCAGCACCCAGCTGACCAGGCCCGCGATGATCCCGAAGCCAACGGTCACACCCGCCGCCTCGGTCGGCGAGAATTTACCGGTGTAGATGCCCCAGAGCACCAGACCGATGGCAAAGAAGCCAAGCCAGGCGCCAAGCGCCGTCTTGAACACCCGGAATGGCGACAGGGCAATCAGATAGCCCCAGCCATTGCGCCAGCAGATGATGAAACAGGCCAGCATCATGCCCAGAACCATCAGCGCGCCGGGAATGATCCCCGCCACGAACAGGTCCGAAATGGGCAGGTTCATCAAAAAGCCGTAGACGATGAAGATGATCGAGGGCGGGATGATGATCCCGACCGTGCCGCCCGCCGCCGCCGTGGCCGCGGAAAAGCGTTCGTCATAGCCGCCCTTGACCATTTCGGGGTGCAGCATCGAACCGATGGTGGCCGTGGTGGCCGAGTTGGAACCCGAGATCGCCGCAAAGAGGCCGCAGGCCCCAAGCGAGGCCATGGCAAGGCCGCCCCGGATCCAGCCCAGGCAGGCATAGGCAAAGTCCGACAGCCGCCGCGCAATCCCGGACCGGTTGATCAGGTCCCCCGTCAGGATAAAGAGCGGCATGGCAAGCAGGGCAAAGCCGTCGGTAAACACGTCCTGAAGGGCCGCACCCATGTTCAGAAGCTGCAAATCCAGCACGTAGGACATGCCGATCACCCAATAGGCGATGACAAGAAAGACCGGCACGCCCATCATGAACAGGAGGGTGACGGCGATGGAAATCACGGTGATGAGGGTTGGATCAGACATCAGTCGCCTCCGATCACAGCGGCTTCGATCATCTCGTCCCCGTTGCGGTATTTCTTGAGATCAGCGGAAAAGTTTTCGAACACACGCGCCGTCAGAAGGATGAAGGCGATGGGCACGGTGCCCAGGAACCACCACTGCATGATGTTGTCGGTGCCCAGCATGATCGCAAAGTTGGCCGCGGCCCGCACGGTTTCCTGCGATGTGGTGACAACCACGATCCAGGCAAAGCCGAACCATAGGACCGCATCCAGCACCAGCAAGGCCAGTTGCATCCCGCGCGGCGCCGCCTTGCGGAATTCGGCAAAGGCGAGGTGTGTGCGCAGCTTGACGTTATAGCTGCACCCGACCCACGTCATGATGAGAAACAGGAAAGGCGGCAGCGTCGTGGACCAGGCCGGTTGCCCGTTCAGGTAAAACCGCTGAATGACGCCCGCAAAGATGATGTAGCCGATGGCAAGATAGGCCACGACCATGACGGCCGGTTCCAGGTTGCGTTCCACGATCGGTGCAACCCTGTAGATGAAGGCGACAAGCAATCCACCCAGCAGGGTCGCCATGAAGCCCAGCGGCCACATGCCCGAATTGCCGCGCAGCGCGGTCTGCAACTCGAACGAGTCACCTGTCATCAGGGCGGAGATGATCTCTCCCATGCCCGTGATCATATCCATGATGCACCTCCCTCGTGCGTGGCTGTTCCGCTCCGACGTCTTGCGCGATCAGGATGCGGAAATCCACGCCGCACTGCTGCGGCATGGATTAACGCCTGGGCGCAACACGCCCAGACCATTGATTTACATGAAAATCCGCTTGCGGATCAGCCACGCCACCAGCGACGGGGCTCGACATTCTCGGCCAGGGTGTGCGGGTTCTGACGCACGCCGTCATAGATTTCCTGGTAGGTGTCGATACCATCGGCCCAGCCGTTGATCCGCTCGCGCCACTGCTCCCACAGCTGCGGCTGGAACTCGGGCGAGCATTGCTCTTCCGCTTTCTTGATCTCTGCGTCGGACAATGCGGCCACGCGCACGTTGTTCTGGGCAAAGATCGTGTCCGGACCCTGATGCGGATGCGAGAAGCCGACGGTGTTGACCAGTGCGGCCTCGTTTGCGGCCTGCACGTGCACCTGTGTCAGGTACGACGCTTCCATGACGGCATCCTGCAGTTCGCCACCCAGGTTGTCGAAGCTTTGGGCGTTCATCGCCGTATGTTCGGTGCCGCAGAAGAAACGCAGGTCCACACATTGGCTGACGACGGGCGACATGTTGGCATATGCCACGGCCGAGGCCCATGTTTCCGCACCGTCGATCAGGCCCTGCTTCAGACCATCAAGGGTTTCTTCCCATGCCACCGGAACGGGGTTCAGACCCAGGGCGTTCATCGCGATCCGGCCCAGCTGTGTGCCTGTCACGCGGTTCTTGGTGCCGCGCAGTACGTCGATGTTCTCGACCGTGGGCTTGTCTTCCCAGGCCAGACCCAGCTGGATGCCGCGCAGTTCCGCGTGGGTAAACAGGAACTTCAGGCCGTGGCGCTTTTCGAACGGGTCACGCAGGATGCGCTGGCTGTCGGGGCTGTACATGAAGTAGTACTGGTCGGCCCGGCTGCGGAACATGTAGGCATAGTCCAGCACGTTCAGATAAGGCGCACCACCGGCCGAGTTCTGGGTCGACGCGGCATAGATGTCGACGATGCCCTGTTGCGCCTTTTCCACGCAGGACAGCTGACCGCAGATCTGGTTGTTGCCGATGAATTCGATGCGGATTTCGCCATCGGTCCGTTCTTCGAGGTCGCGGGCGAATTCGAGACACCCGGCACGTTCGATCAGCAGGTTCTGCTGGTTAAAGCCGGCGGCGCCGAACTTCAGCACGTGCTTGGGCTCTTTCGCGAACCGCTTTTCATAAGTGGATTCCGCGGCTGCCGCCAGGTTGGCAAGGCTCATCGCACCACCAAAGCTACCCGCTGCAAGCAGCGTGGAGCTGAGGCCGTAGCGCCCTGCAACACGGAACAGATCGCGGCGCGAAATGCCCGCGAGGTTCTTCGAAAGTTTCATGCAATCCTCCCTGATTTGCATTATTGAGACGTTTTATCTCAGAAAAGGCTAGCGCAGCCAAAACAATCTGCCTAGTCTTTTTTTGACTTTAGTGAAGGGAGGGGCCGTTTTGGAAGCCGATTATGTCATCGTGGGTGCCGGAAGTGCCGGCTGCGTGATCGCGAATCGTCTGAGCGCGGACCCGAACACCAAGGTTGTGCTGCTTGAGGCGGGGGGACGGGACTGGAACCCGTGGATCCATATCCCGGTCGGATATTTCAAGACGATCCACAATCCGAATGTCGACTGGTGTTACAAGACCGAACCCGATCCGGGGCTGAACGGACGATCCATCGAATGGCCGCGCGGCAAGGTGCTGGGCGGGTCGTCCTCGCTGAACGGATTGCTCTATGTCCGGGGCCAGGCGCAGGACTATGACCGCTGGGCGCAGATGGGCAATCGCGGCTGGGGATGGGACGACGTGCTGCCCCTGTTCAAGCGGTCCGAAAGGAACGAACGCGGCGCGGATGAATTTCACGGAGACGAAGGCAACCTTTCGGTTTCCAACATGCGCATCCAGCGCCCGATCACCGATGCATGGGTCGCTGCGGCCCAATCCGCAGGCTACAAGTTCAACCCCGACTACAACGGCGCCGATCAGGAAGGTGTTGGTTTCTTTCAATTAACTGCGCGCAACGGGCGGCGGTGTTCCTCTGCGGTGGCGTTCCTCAACCCGGCCCGCAGCCGCGAAAACCTGAATATCGTGACCCACGCCCAGGTTGAAAAAATCGAATTGGACGGCACCCGTGCAACCGGGGTGTCCTATCGCGATCGCGGGGGCAATTGGCAGGTGGTCAAGGCCCGCAAGGAAGTCATCCTGTCGGGTGGGTCCATCAACTCTCCGCAACTGCTGATGTTGTCGGGCATCGGCGAGGCTGAACAGCTGCAAGAGCACGGGATCGACGTGGTCGCAAACCTGCCCGGTGTGGGCAAGAACCTGCAGGATCACCTGCAGGCACGGCTGGTCTACAAGTGCAACGAACCGACGCTGAATGACGAGGTGTCCAGCCTCCTTGGGCAGGCCAGGATCGGCCTCAAATACCTCATGTTCCGGGCCGGTCCGATGACCATGGCCGCCAGCCTTGCGACCGGGTTCATGAAGACACGGGATGACTTGGAAACCCCCGATATCCAATTCCATGTCCAGCCCCTTTCTGCGGAAAATCCCGGCAAGGGTGCTGACCCATTTTCGGCCTTCACCATGTCGGTTTGCCAGTTGCGGCCCGAATCGAAGGGCGAGATTCGGTTGGTCAGCAAGGACGGACGGACATATCCGAAGATCATTCCGAACTATCTGAGCACCGAAACCGACTGCCGCACGGTTGTCGAAGGGGTGAACATCGCCCGCAGGATTGCCCGGCACGCGCCGCTGACCTCGAAAATCTCGGAAGAATACCGGCCCCACGCGGACCTGCCGATGGACGATTACGACGCGACCCTGGATTGGGCCCGCAACAACACCGCATCCATCTATCACCCGACCGGCACCTGCAAGATGGGGTCCGACAAGGGGGCCGTTGTCGATGATCAGTTGCGCGTGCACGGCATTTCCGGCCTGCGCATCGCCGATTGTTCGATCATGCCCGAGATCGTGAGCGGCAACACCAACGCCCCCGCCATCATGATCGGCGAGAAGGCGTCCGACCTGATCCGCGCCAGCGCCTAGACCGGTGGTGTAATCAACGCGGTCAGGTCCGTCAGGGGCTGATCGCTGTTCGCCATACGGCTTCGCATGCTCCACAGCGCGTCCGTGCGCCGTGCCGGCAGGGCCGCGCACATGATGCGGAACTTTTCCTCGACCTCGGCCAATGACATGGGCACCTCCTGCGGGCCGCCACGAGGTTCCGTGTCGCCCGAGACCAATGTCCGTCCGTCCTTGAGGTGCAGCGTCAACGCGGCTGTCCGTTTCTGCGGAAAATGCGCGGTGTGGTGATCGGTGGCCCGCACCGAGATACGCCTCAGCACGTCCTTGACATCCCGCGCGTGCAGGGCGGCCCCCTCAATCGCGGTCGGGCCGATCTGGCCGTGCACCAGCATCGTCGCCACCGGGAAGGGCAGCGCATATTGCGCTTGCGAGGTGGTGTCGGGCATGCCGGGAAACAGGGCGGCGGCGGCCTCGAATGTCTCGATCTCGATCCGGGTGACATCGTCCGCCCGCAGGTCATGCGCCAGCCGCAGGGTGCGCATTGCGTCAATGGCGGGGTGGGCCCAGCGGCAGACCGGATAGGGCTTGATATAGTTGCGCGTGATCGTCCAGTCGGTGCCCAGCGTGTCCCAGTGTTCGGGGGCCTCCTCGATCGTGATGGCGGGCGCGCCGGTGAACCCGGCCTGTGCCATCAGCACCGCCATCACACCCGTCATCGCCCCCATGCCGGACCCGTCATGCAGCATGGTGGGGTTCGCAATCTCGCGCATCATCTGGCTGCGGGGGCCGTGATATTCGGCAATGCCCAGCGCGTGGCGGGTCTGGTCCCGTGACAGCCCCAACAGCCGCGCACCCAACGCCGCCACCCCCAGCGCGTTCCACGCGCCTGACGTGTGGTAGTCACTGACAGTGGCATGCAGCGCGACGCCTGCCCGCGCGGCCACCTCATAGGCCATGATCAGCGCATCCAGGGCCTCGGCCCGTGTCAGATCCGGGCGCAGGCTGGCAAAGGCAAAAAGGGCGGGCACAACCGCGCACCCGATATGCCCCTTGGTCGGGTTGAACCCGTCATGGGCGTCCAGGTTGTCGATCTGCGTCGCGGCGGCAAAGGCGGCACCGGGCAGGCCACAAGACCGCCCGTCAAACAGCAGGGGCGCGCCCTGCCCCGCGCCCATATGGTCGGCGGCAAAATCGCGGGCGATGCGCCCCGCCGCCCCATCGGCGGCGCCGGCGGCCACACCCAGCGTGTCGATCAGAAGGGTCGCCGCAACGTCCCGCACGGTGTCGTCGCAGCCGAGCGGCGCGTGAATGAAATCAAACATGTCCATGGGGCCATCAAGGCGCAACAGGCCGCCGCCTGCATGCCCGTTCGCGACATCAGCCGCTGCGCCACATCGCGGCGGGTTCGTGCAGGGTCTGCAACTGGTCGGCGGGCACGCCCTGCACCCGGTCGATCAGCAGGCGGGCCAGTTCACGACCGGTCGCCACCAGGTCTTCGCCCACGGTGTCGATCCGTGGATAGAGCGTCGGCAGGATCTGGGTCGTTTGCCGGCAGATCAGGTCATAATCGCGGCCCAATACCTGACCCTGATCCGCCATGCCCCCCATCAGGGCCAGCGTCGCCAGTTCATTGTTGCTGATGATCGCATCAAATGGATCAGCGCGTTGCGCAAGGGACTGACCAAAGGCGCGGGCCGTGTCGGTCGAAATCAGGATACCGGTCTCGGTCGCCACCTCGCCGGTCATGCCGTGCCGGGCCAGGGTGCGGTGAAAGCCGCCTGTGATCTTGGCAAAGTTGGTGGTGGCGTCATCCTCGGCCAGCAGCACGAACCGCTTGCGCCCGCGCGCGATCAGACGGTCCACCGCCATCTCGACATAGCGTTCGGCGTGGAAGTCGTGAAAGGCATGGGCGGCGTAGAACTCGGTCCGCCCATGCGACACAAATGGGAAATCCGCATCGATCAGCATCTGGACCCTCGGGTCGCGCGCGCTCGTGTGCGTCAGGATGATGCCGTCAGAGGTGCGGTTTTGCAAAACATAACGCACCGACTCTTCGGGTGTGGCGCCTTGCAGGTCGGGGATGACGTTCAGGTGGTACTTGGATCCGGACAGATGCGCGCCGATCCCTTCGATCATCTGGCGGGTGTAGTCGATGGTGTTCTTGGCAGGTGACAGCACAAGGGTCAGCACGTTGGTCTGGCCGGTGCGCAAGCGTACGCCCGCGCGGTTGGGGACATAGCCCACGTCGGCCGCGGCCTGCGCGATCTTGTCCCGCGTTTCCTTTTTCAGACGCGAGCCATCGCGCAGCGACAACGACACGGTTGACAGGCTCAGGCCCGTGATCTCGGCAATTGTCTTCAGCGTGGGTGGTTTGCGGGTCGGGTCGGCCATGGCCTGCCTGGTTGGATGTCGGAATACTGTCCCGGGTATCAGAGCAGGCCGGGCCACGCCAATCAACAACGAATCGGGGTGCATCGTTGCAATTTTTGGCACACATATCTTTCTGCATTGCAGCAAAATACTGAATTTTATTGGA
The DNA window shown above is from uncultured Tateyamaria sp. and carries:
- a CDS encoding TRAP transporter large permease, with product MSDPTLITVISIAVTLLFMMGVPVFLVIAYWVIGMSYVLDLQLLNMGAALQDVFTDGFALLAMPLFILTGDLINRSGIARRLSDFAYACLGWIRGGLAMASLGACGLFAAISGSNSATTATIGSMLHPEMVKGGYDERFSAATAAAGGTVGIIIPPSIIFIVYGFLMNLPISDLFVAGIIPGALMVLGMMLACFIICWRNGWGYLIALSPFRVFKTALGAWLGFFAIGLVLWGIYTGKFSPTEAAGVTVGFGIIAGLVSWVLSKVFRMDQTKDWSQKSTLSMLVVEGFTIPQIPGIVMRSAQITGILAPLIAISVVMQQILSLLGAQEVIGNFVTSMGGFYPILFTAMAIVFIFGMVLESLPVTIILAPILAPIAANIGVDPIHFAVIFLVGASIGFITPPYGLNLYVASGVTGVPYFKLLRYTVPYLFALITVWILVSLVPGLALYLVELAK
- a CDS encoding TRAP transporter small permease subunit, which encodes MDMITGMGEIISALMTGDSFELQTALRGNSGMWPLGFMATLLGGLLVAFIYRVAPIVERNLEPAVMVVAYLAIGYIIFAGVIQRFYLNGQPAWSTTLPPFLFLIMTWVGCSYNVKLRTHLAFAEFRKAAPRGMQLALLVLDAVLWFGFAWIVVVTTSQETVRAAANFAIMLGTDNIMQWWFLGTVPIAFILLTARVFENFSADLKKYRNGDEMIEAAVIGGD
- a CDS encoding TRAP transporter substrate-binding protein; its protein translation is MKLSKNLAGISRRDLFRVAGRYGLSSTLLAAGSFGGAMSLANLAAAAESTYEKRFAKEPKHVLKFGAAGFNQQNLLIERAGCLEFARDLEERTDGEIRIEFIGNNQICGQLSCVEKAQQGIVDIYAASTQNSAGGAPYLNVLDYAYMFRSRADQYYFMYSPDSQRILRDPFEKRHGLKFLFTHAELRGIQLGLAWEDKPTVENIDVLRGTKNRVTGTQLGRIAMNALGLNPVPVAWEETLDGLKQGLIDGAETWASAVAYANMSPVVSQCVDLRFFCGTEHTAMNAQSFDNLGGELQDAVMEASYLTQVHVQAANEAALVNTVGFSHPHQGPDTIFAQNNVRVAALSDAEIKKAEEQCSPEFQPQLWEQWRERINGWADGIDTYQEIYDGVRQNPHTLAENVEPRRWWRG
- a CDS encoding choline dehydrogenase — protein: MEADYVIVGAGSAGCVIANRLSADPNTKVVLLEAGGRDWNPWIHIPVGYFKTIHNPNVDWCYKTEPDPGLNGRSIEWPRGKVLGGSSSLNGLLYVRGQAQDYDRWAQMGNRGWGWDDVLPLFKRSERNERGADEFHGDEGNLSVSNMRIQRPITDAWVAAAQSAGYKFNPDYNGADQEGVGFFQLTARNGRRCSSAVAFLNPARSRENLNIVTHAQVEKIELDGTRATGVSYRDRGGNWQVVKARKEVILSGGSINSPQLLMLSGIGEAEQLQEHGIDVVANLPGVGKNLQDHLQARLVYKCNEPTLNDEVSSLLGQARIGLKYLMFRAGPMTMAASLATGFMKTRDDLETPDIQFHVQPLSAENPGKGADPFSAFTMSVCQLRPESKGEIRLVSKDGRTYPKIIPNYLSTETDCRTVVEGVNIARRIARHAPLTSKISEEYRPHADLPMDDYDATLDWARNNTASIYHPTGTCKMGSDKGAVVDDQLRVHGISGLRIADCSIMPEIVSGNTNAPAIMIGEKASDLIRASA
- a CDS encoding MmgE/PrpD family protein, coding for MDMFDFIHAPLGCDDTVRDVAATLLIDTLGVAAGAADGAAGRIARDFAADHMGAGQGAPLLFDGRSCGLPGAAFAAATQIDNLDAHDGFNPTKGHIGCAVVPALFAFASLRPDLTRAEALDALIMAYEVAARAGVALHATVSDYHTSGAWNALGVAALGARLLGLSRDQTRHALGIAEYHGPRSQMMREIANPTMLHDGSGMGAMTGVMAVLMAQAGFTGAPAITIEEAPEHWDTLGTDWTITRNYIKPYPVCRWAHPAIDAMRTLRLAHDLRADDVTRIEIETFEAAAALFPGMPDTTSQAQYALPFPVATMLVHGQIGPTAIEGAALHARDVKDVLRRISVRATDHHTAHFPQKRTAALTLHLKDGRTLVSGDTEPRGGPQEVPMSLAEVEEKFRIMCAALPARRTDALWSMRSRMANSDQPLTDLTALITPPV
- a CDS encoding LacI family transcriptional regulator, with product MADPTRKPPTLKTIAEITGLSLSTVSLSLRDGSRLKKETRDKIAQAAADVGYVPNRAGVRLRTGQTNVLTLVLSPAKNTIDYTRQMIEGIGAHLSGSKYHLNVIPDLQGATPEESVRYVLQNRTSDGIILTHTSARDPRVQMLIDADFPFVSHGRTEFYAAHAFHDFHAERYVEMAVDRLIARGRKRFVLLAEDDATTNFAKITGGFHRTLARHGMTGEVATETGILISTDTARAFGQSLAQRADPFDAIISNNELATLALMGGMADQGQVLGRDYDLICRQTTQILPTLYPRIDTVGEDLVATGRELARLLIDRVQGVPADQLQTLHEPAAMWRSG